The following nucleotide sequence is from Streptomyces bathyalis.
CTACGGCCGCCTCGTCCAGGGGGTGCAGTGGTTCGCCCGTGGTCGACAGCAGCCGCTCCGGAGTCGCCTCACGGCCCAGCAGATGCAGCGCGCCGATCTCGCCGGCGGCCCCGCCGAACCCGCGGTGCAGACGCCCGCCGATCAGCGAGCCGGCCCCCGGACTCAGCCCGACGAGCACCATCACGACGTCCTCGGCGCCCTTCGCCGCGCCCTGCCAACGCTCCGCCACGACAGCGGCGTTGGCGTCGTTCTCCACGATGACCGGGCAGCCGAAGGCCGTCTCCCGGAGCCTTTCGCCGAGCGCCAGGCCGGTCCAGCCGGGCAGTGCCGTGCCCAGCCGCACGGTGCCGTCGGCCTCGACGATTCCCGGGGTGCCCACACCGACCGCGCGCAGCGATTCGCATCCCGTCCCGCTCGTGCTGATGAGCTCGGAGACGGTGTTGTGCGCCTGCATCAGCCGCTCGGCGGCGGGGGCGTCCTCGTCGACCTCGTGGGTGACCGTACCGGCGATCTCGCCGGTCAGGTCGGAGAGTACGGCGGCGATCCGGTGCACGCCGATCTCGACCCCGATGGCGTGCCCCGCCTCGGCCTTGAAGCGGAAACGCCTCGCGGGACGCCCGCGCCGCGCGGCGTGCTGCGTGCCGCAGGCA
It contains:
- a CDS encoding ROK family protein, which gives rise to MARLSGRDPSLLRRINSTAVLRVLRTEFGGSPLTLTDLANATELSRPTVEGVIEGLVGAGLAAEAEENACGTQHAARRGRPARRFRFKAEAGHAIGVEIGVHRIAAVLSDLTGEIAGTVTHEVDEDAPAAERLMQAHNTVSELISTSGTGCESLRAVGVGTPGIVEADGTVRLGTALPGWTGLALGERLRETAFGCPVIVENDANAAVVAERWQGAAKGAEDVVMVLVGLSPGAGSLIGGRLHRGFGGAAGEIGALHLLGREATPERLLSTTGEPLHPLDEAAVAKVFALARAGDEQAERAMERFVQRLVHDVAALVLALDPELVVIGGWASGLDDVLGPLRAELERYCLRPPRVALSVLGEAAVATGALRLALDKVESELFSVSGG